One genomic segment of Acaryochloris marina S15 includes these proteins:
- a CDS encoding ATP-dependent Clp protease ATP-binding subunit, giving the protein MFECFTEKAIKAITLAQEEARRLKQACVGTELILLGIIAEGTGIAAKVLNSLGANLEEVRVEVEKFGISGTSAAKADIPFTPRSKRVLELALEESQQLGHNYVSTEHLLLGLTKDEQSIAVQILVNLEIDFIDIRTQVMQMLSKPIALPSSRRPSKLDNQNLKKTPTLDDVGTDLTQLAIEGNLDPVVGRQKEVQRMIQILSRRRKNNPILIGEPGVGKTALAEGLAQRIINHDVPETLEGKRILTLNVGSLLAGTKYRGEFEERLKAIVEEVRSNGDVILVIDEIHTLVGAGAGEGGLDAANILKPSLARGELQCIGATTLDDYRQNIERDPALERRFQPVMVDESSVEETIQILQGLRSCYEQHHQLEISDLALEAAAKLSDRYICDRFLPDKAIDLIDEAGSRVRISHSKSSPADKELNQELRQILKDKGTATQKQDYSLAGELRIREVEIQKKIQSAGQPGFSMSTDTLSPIVKEEDIAHIVASWTGVPLHKLTESESENLLQIEDILHQRIIGQEEAVKAISRAIRRVRTGLKDPNRPIASFIFSGPTGVGKTELAKVLASSYFGSEAAMIRLDMSEYMEGHTVSKLIGSPPGYVGFNEGGQLTEAVRRKPYTVLLFDEIEKAHPDIFNLLLQVLEDGRLTDAKGRTIDFKNTLLIMTSNIGSKVVQKGGSGLGFEFSADQGAAQYSRMVSIVNEELKQFFRPEFLNRLDEIIVFQQLNKTEVKQIADILLQEVCIRLAEQEITLEVTDLFKERLVDVGYDSEMGARPLRRAITHLLEDCLAEEILTSRVKAGDEIVINIDEVGQTKVLIKQTEKSD; this is encoded by the coding sequence ATGTTTGAGTGTTTTACTGAAAAAGCCATTAAGGCAATTACACTTGCCCAGGAAGAAGCCCGTCGCCTCAAGCAAGCATGTGTTGGAACAGAGCTAATTTTATTGGGTATTATTGCCGAGGGAACTGGAATTGCGGCGAAAGTCCTAAATTCTTTAGGAGCCAACCTCGAAGAAGTACGAGTTGAAGTTGAAAAATTTGGGATAAGTGGAACAAGCGCTGCAAAAGCTGATATCCCCTTTACCCCTCGAAGCAAAAGGGTGCTGGAACTAGCCCTGGAAGAATCTCAACAGTTAGGGCATAACTACGTGAGTACTGAGCACTTGTTGTTAGGGCTTACCAAGGATGAGCAAAGTATTGCTGTACAAATTCTTGTGAACCTTGAGATTGACTTCATCGATATTCGAACTCAAGTGATGCAGATGCTCTCTAAGCCAATAGCACTCCCCTCTAGTCGTCGTCCAAGCAAGCTGGATAACCAAAACTTGAAAAAGACGCCCACCCTCGATGATGTAGGCACCGACTTAACTCAGCTTGCAATAGAGGGCAATCTTGATCCAGTCGTGGGTCGCCAAAAGGAAGTGCAGCGAATGATCCAAATCCTTAGCCGTCGTAGGAAGAACAATCCCATCTTAATTGGCGAACCCGGAGTGGGAAAAACAGCCCTAGCCGAGGGACTGGCGCAACGTATTATCAATCACGATGTTCCTGAGACCTTAGAGGGGAAACGAATTCTTACGCTCAATGTTGGCTCCTTATTAGCGGGTACAAAGTATCGGGGTGAATTTGAGGAACGACTCAAGGCAATTGTGGAGGAAGTTCGCAGCAATGGCGATGTCATCCTAGTAATTGACGAGATTCATACCTTAGTTGGCGCTGGGGCAGGAGAAGGTGGACTAGATGCGGCAAACATCCTCAAACCATCTTTGGCCCGAGGCGAACTTCAGTGTATCGGTGCAACCACCCTCGATGACTATCGTCAGAACATTGAGCGAGATCCTGCTCTAGAGCGACGGTTTCAGCCTGTGATGGTAGACGAATCCAGCGTTGAAGAGACCATTCAAATATTGCAAGGTTTGCGAAGTTGTTACGAGCAACATCATCAGCTTGAAATTTCTGATCTGGCTTTAGAAGCAGCAGCTAAACTTTCAGATCGCTATATCTGCGATCGCTTCTTGCCGGACAAAGCGATCGATTTGATTGATGAGGCAGGCTCACGGGTCCGCATCAGCCACTCCAAAAGCTCCCCTGCGGATAAAGAACTCAATCAAGAATTGCGGCAGATTCTCAAGGACAAAGGGACTGCTACTCAAAAACAAGATTACTCTCTTGCTGGAGAACTACGCATTCGCGAAGTTGAGATTCAGAAAAAGATTCAGAGTGCTGGCCAACCTGGGTTCTCCATGTCTACTGATACCCTTTCCCCAATTGTTAAAGAAGAAGATATTGCCCATATTGTTGCTTCTTGGACAGGCGTTCCACTTCATAAATTGACGGAATCTGAGTCTGAAAATCTATTGCAAATAGAAGACATCCTGCATCAACGTATCATTGGCCAGGAGGAAGCTGTTAAAGCTATTTCCCGTGCCATTCGCCGAGTCCGCACGGGGCTTAAAGATCCCAACCGTCCCATTGCCAGCTTTATCTTTTCAGGTCCAACAGGAGTTGGGAAGACTGAATTGGCAAAGGTTCTGGCATCTTCTTATTTTGGATCTGAAGCTGCCATGATTCGGCTGGATATGTCTGAGTACATGGAGGGCCACACGGTTTCTAAGCTGATCGGTTCCCCTCCTGGCTATGTCGGGTTCAACGAAGGGGGACAACTCACGGAAGCAGTTCGGCGAAAACCATATACAGTATTGCTATTTGACGAAATTGAAAAAGCCCATCCAGATATATTCAACCTACTGCTACAGGTCCTGGAAGATGGCCGCCTGACTGATGCCAAAGGCCGTACTATAGATTTCAAAAATACTCTATTGATCATGACCTCTAACATTGGCTCAAAGGTGGTTCAAAAAGGAGGAAGTGGATTGGGCTTTGAGTTTTCTGCAGATCAAGGCGCTGCCCAATATAGCCGCATGGTCTCAATTGTTAATGAAGAACTCAAACAGTTTTTCCGTCCTGAGTTTCTAAATCGTCTTGATGAAATTATTGTTTTCCAGCAGCTCAACAAAACTGAGGTTAAGCAAATTGCTGACATTCTACTGCAGGAAGTGTGTATTCGATTAGCAGAGCAAGAGATCACTTTGGAGGTCACTGATTTGTTTAAGGAGCGGCTAGTAGATGTAGGCTATGATTCTGAGATGGGAGCGCGTCCGCTACGTCGAGCGATCACACATCTTTTGGAAGATTGTCTTGCTGAGGAAATTCTGACCAGTCGTGTTAAGGCAGGAGATGAGATCGTTATAAATATCGATGAGGTGGGGCAAACGAAAGTTCTCATTAAACAAACAGAGAAGAGTGATTGA
- a CDS encoding DUF3370 domain-containing protein, translated as MKTDSIFLTSLLLSQVAPAIAAHSEIVIPQDVRALPGELDDSLFLNSNSPEVINTGGILLSTFPKSGKTSPRAHLDFALNGELYIFAHHVTRRRSRRGKRSLYQGILLHNPTSKTVQVKVLQATSFLSSAHAPFIPLKNQIVDSTGNVFSGPGSRITSVILRGKSQPGWTSKVVIPPRKSHMLVNRAIPPSNSRTTWMRLRTDGPLYVASMAKHGTPWYSGPSLATWKLLLAKGELIKPRDKVPSPLDFKGSKFIYGRVAGISKGGEWRATVTDTPQSNELKIPKSGQAFSYVISSLHRGTFGTGQIQSAPMLKRYDDTAYLAHGNYGLKYNLDIPLHNTTQRTQTVTIALQTPLKEDRLTRKGLRFLKSPSGPICFRGTIKLSFPQGSPTQSVPEQQYFHLVQRCGQQGKPLVTLPISPQGTIRAKVELLYPPDSTPPQVLTIRTL; from the coding sequence TTGAAAACAGATTCAATTTTCCTAACATCTTTACTCCTGTCTCAAGTGGCACCTGCTATTGCTGCACATTCAGAGATCGTTATACCGCAGGATGTTCGGGCATTACCTGGAGAGCTGGATGACAGTCTGTTCTTGAACAGTAATAGTCCAGAGGTTATTAACACAGGGGGAATATTGCTTTCAACCTTTCCTAAATCAGGCAAAACATCGCCTCGTGCCCATCTCGATTTTGCCTTGAATGGAGAGTTATATATATTTGCTCATCATGTGACTCGGCGTCGTTCAAGGAGGGGCAAGAGATCCCTCTATCAGGGGATACTGCTTCATAACCCCACCAGCAAGACAGTTCAAGTTAAGGTTCTTCAGGCAACAAGCTTTCTGAGCAGCGCTCATGCTCCCTTCATTCCCTTAAAAAATCAGATAGTTGATTCGACTGGTAACGTATTTTCTGGGCCGGGTAGCCGAATCACCAGTGTCATCCTTCGAGGCAAAAGCCAGCCCGGCTGGACATCAAAAGTCGTTATTCCTCCTCGAAAAAGCCACATGTTGGTCAATCGCGCCATCCCCCCCAGTAACAGTCGCACTACTTGGATGCGATTGAGAACGGATGGCCCGCTCTATGTCGCTAGCATGGCGAAGCATGGAACTCCTTGGTATAGCGGTCCTAGCTTAGCAACCTGGAAACTATTGTTAGCAAAAGGGGAATTGATAAAACCAAGAGATAAAGTGCCCTCTCCCCTTGATTTTAAGGGAAGCAAATTTATTTATGGCCGAGTTGCAGGGATCTCAAAGGGCGGAGAGTGGCGAGCGACAGTAACGGATACTCCTCAGTCCAATGAACTTAAAATCCCTAAATCTGGTCAAGCATTCTCCTATGTGATCAGTTCACTCCATCGAGGCACATTCGGGACTGGGCAAATCCAAAGTGCTCCGATGTTAAAGCGCTACGATGACACGGCATATCTTGCTCACGGTAACTATGGTCTCAAGTACAACCTAGATATACCTTTACACAATACAACTCAGCGCACTCAGACAGTAACCATTGCTCTGCAAACTCCCCTGAAAGAGGACCGTCTGACTCGCAAAGGTCTCCGTTTTCTAAAATCGCCCTCTGGTCCGATCTGCTTTCGGGGGACGATCAAACTGAGCTTTCCTCAGGGGTCTCCAACCCAAAGTGTCCCTGAACAACAGTATTTTCATCTGGTACAACGATGCGGTCAGCAGGGGAAACCTCTAGTCACCTTGCCAATTTCTCCGCAAGGAACAATTCGAGCCAAGGTTGAATTGCTATATCCTCCTGATTCAACACCCCCTCAAGTGTTAACGATCCGCACCTTGTAG
- a CDS encoding leucine-rich repeat domain-containing protein codes for MSHIRRLSQGIVVLVALAVGLGNSVGRKFVVVLANPAHKDSTHLAQSQLPKEVQRYFEVQRRIQVAKETKASELDLSELSLTQIPTGIIQLTKLQKLNLSSNQLSSLPPEILWLTNLQSLNLSSNQLSSLPSGIGQLTKLQTLDLRGNQLSSLPPEIEKLHQSTKITVEGNPLPPHILEQYESR; via the coding sequence ATGTCACATATTAGGAGACTCTCTCAAGGAATTGTGGTGTTGGTAGCTCTGGCAGTAGGGCTAGGCAACTCAGTGGGTAGAAAGTTTGTAGTTGTACTGGCAAATCCAGCTCATAAGGATTCTACACATCTAGCGCAATCACAATTACCCAAAGAAGTTCAACGCTATTTTGAGGTCCAGCGTCGAATTCAAGTGGCAAAAGAGACAAAGGCATCTGAGCTAGATTTGAGCGAGCTGTCACTTACCCAAATACCAACAGGAATCATACAGCTTACCAAGCTACAAAAGCTAAACCTGTCGAGTAACCAACTAAGTAGCTTGCCACCAGAGATCCTATGGCTTACCAATCTGCAATCGCTAAACCTATCGAGCAACCAACTGAGTAGCTTGCCATCAGGAATTGGACAGCTTACCAAGCTACAAACGCTAGACCTCCGGGGCAATCAACTGAGTAGCTTGCCACCAGAGATAGAGAAGCTGCATCAATCAACAAAGATCACCGTGGAGGGCAACCCATTACCCCCTCATATTCTTGAGCAATATGAATCTCGTTGA
- a CDS encoding DUF1801 domain-containing protein produces the protein MAELKTKPTEENPYEFLKGIEDDHKRTDCLELLALMEAITDKKPKMWGTSIVGFGNYHYKYASGREGDYFVTGFLPRKQNITIYIMPGFTRYEAVMSKIGKYKTGKSCFYIKKLDDIDRDLLQELISQSVEDMAKIYECK, from the coding sequence ATGGCTGAGTTAAAAACTAAACCTACTGAAGAAAACCCTTACGAATTCCTCAAAGGAATTGAAGATGATCACAAACGTACTGATTGCCTCGAACTGTTAGCCTTGATGGAAGCTATTACTGATAAGAAGCCAAAAATGTGGGGAACCAGCATCGTGGGCTTTGGCAATTATCACTACAAATATGCCAGTGGCAGAGAAGGAGATTATTTTGTCACCGGATTCTTACCTCGCAAACAGAATATAACCATTTACATCATGCCTGGATTTACCCGCTACGAAGCAGTGATGAGCAAGATTGGAAAGTACAAAACCGGAAAATCATGCTTTTACATTAAGAAATTGGATGATATTGATCGTGACTTGTTGCAAGAGCTTATATCTCAATCTGTAGAAGACATGGCAAAAATATATGAGTGTAAATAG